Within Deferribacterota bacterium, the genomic segment ACTTGGAGCAATTGTAGGTGTGGGTATATGTGAGAAATGCTATACAGTGGATATAAATCTTATAATTAAATTCCAAAATTTATATAAAGACATATTTTATTATAAGGATATTAATGGCAAATTTCATCTATCATTAAGACACATAGTTGATAAAATATTAAAATTAAATGAAGTAACCAATATCTATCACCTAGATTATTGCTCTTCCTGCTCAAAAATGTTATACTCTTATAGAAGAGACAATAAAACAATTAAGAGGATGTTAACATTAGCCTGGATGAAGTAATTAAAAGTAATTTAAGAATAGTTAGAGGTAAAATAAAAAAAGCAGCTAATAAAATTAAAAAGAATCCAAAGGATATAAACCTTGTAGCAGTTAGTAAAACCTTTTCTGTTAACCATATATTAGCTGCCTACAGAGCAGGACAATATATCTTCGGTGAAAATAAGATCCAGGAAGCCTTAGACAAATTAGAGTTATTAAAAGATTATAAGGGGATATCTTTTCACTTTATAGGTCATATTCAGAGCAATAAGGCAAAGTTTCTGCCAAAGAATTTTGATTTAATACAATCAGTTGATAGACAAAAAATAGCTGAGATTATAAATAAAAAAGCAAAGGAATATGGTATTACTCAAAGCATACTTATACAAGTTAACCTAACAAAAGAAAAACAAAAATCAGGGGTTTATCCATCTGATTTAGATAGCTTAATTGAAGCTATCAATAAATTGAACAATTTAAATATAGAAGGCTTTATGTATATACCACCACTAAAAATAAACCCTGAAGATAATAGAGAAAATTTTCGTGGTATGGCAGAGTTATTTCTTCAATATAAAAAACCTTTAGGATTAAAATATCTCTCTATGGGAATGAGCCAAGATTTTGAGGTAGCTATAGAAGAAGGCTCTAACATGGT encodes:
- a CDS encoding YggS family pyridoxal phosphate-dependent enzyme, with the protein product MKSNLRIVRGKIKKAANKIKKNPKDINLVAVSKTFSVNHILAAYRAGQYIFGENKIQEALDKLELLKDYKGISFHFIGHIQSNKAKFLPKNFDLIQSVDRQKIAEIINKKAKEYGITQSILIQVNLTKEKQKSGVYPSDLDSLIEAINKLNNLNIEGFMYIPPLKINPEDNRENFRGMAELFLQYKKPLGLKYLSMGMSQDFEVAIEEGSNMVRIGTAIFGERNYQTN